GAGCTTCGGGCGCGCCTGGCGGCCGATGGCGAGGAGGTCCTTGAAGCCGCGGGTGGCGACGAAGGCGGTGCGGGGGCCGCGCCTTTCGAGCACGGTGTTGGTGGCAACGGTCGAGCCGTGTACGACCTCGGAGGGGCGCCAGCCGTTCTCGCTGATGCCGGCAAGGACGGCGTCGGCGGGGCTGGAGGGCGTCGAGGGGCGCTTGTGGACCTGGATGCGGCCGCCGTCCAGGAAGTAGAAGTCGGTGAAGGTGCCGCCGACATCCACGCCGAGAAGCGCCATCGCCCGCCGAGTATATCAGCGGGGTCCGGCGCTTCCCCGGTGAGGTCAGGCGCCTCGGCTGGCGCTCAGGCGCTGCGGGCCGGCGGCTTTGTGTCGTCGAGCCAGATGTGCAGATTCCCTTCGGTGGTGGCGACGCCGCCGGTCCAGTTGCGGTAAACGGCGACGTTCTGGAGGATCGGCCAGTTTAGCCCGAAGCCCAAGGTGGCGTTGTCCGGGATGTTGTAGACCTTGGGCGCCATGAAGCGCTGGAAGTCGTGCACCAGGTCTTGCTGCTTCTTGAGGTCGAATTCCTGGCGGATGCGCTCGATCATCCTGTTGACCTCGGGGTCGCCGAGGTGAGCGTTGCGCCCGTCCGGAGTGAGGCCGTGGAAGCGGAGGCCGTCCTTGTGCATGTTCGCGAAGATGGCGCTCGCCACGGTGGGGTACACGGTGCCTGGCACATGCCCGATGCCGTTGAAGCCGGGCGGCGCCTTGCCGGGGTTCGCGGCCTGCGAGTAGGCGTAGTAATAGTTGGGCAGCCAGTCGTTCTGGTACTCCTTGGGCCCTAGCTTCGCGCGGACGCCACCGTCGCTGAACATTCCGGCGAGCACTTCGGCGATCTTGTGGTAGGTGGTGCCGTAATTGGTGGCGCCGTTGTAGATGAGCTCGGTGTCGAGGCCGTTGGCGAATCCGGCGGCCGAGAGGAGCTTCTTCGCTTCCGCGGGGTCCGACTTGAAGTATTTCGCCCCGTCGCCGAATTTCTTCTCGTCCTGGGGGTCCAGCCAGAAGCCCTCCCACCCGCCGGCTACGACGGTGTTGTAGCGGGCGGGCACCTCCAGCCCATCGGTCCGGAAGCGCTCGCGGTTGCCGACCACGTCGATGAGGGTCTCCCGGTCGTAGAGGAGGGCGACGGCCTGGCGGACGCGTACGTCCTTGAAGGGGGAGTTGCCCTCGTAGCCAAACCAGAGGAAGCCCATCGCCGTGGTGAAATTGGTGCCCTGCCGCATCTCCAATGCGGGCACATCGCGCTTGGTCTGGACCACGTCCTCCTGGCGCGTGACGCCGGGGTAGATATTCCCGGCCTTGAATTGCGCCAGCTGCGTCGCGTACTCGGGGACGATGGGCTGCTCGATGCGGTCGTAGAAAGGGCGCCCCCGGACGTAGTAGTCGGGGTTCTTGCTCCAGGTGAAGCTGGCGGAGGGCTTGTGGTCGGCGAGGAGCCAGGGCCCGTAGCCCCTTACCTCGCCCTTGGGGTCGAAGCCGCCGTCGGACTCGCGCGGCATCACCCAGAAGCCTCGCTGGTAGGCGAAGAGCGGCAGCGTGGAAGCGTCCGGAGCCTTCAGCTTGAAGATGACAGTGCGCGGGTCTGGCGAGGAGATGGACTCGACGGGAGCGTTTGGGTTGGTGTCGGCCTTGTACACGAGCTCGGTGGCGAAGGGGCTGATGCGGGCGAACTTGTTCCAGCTGAAGACGACGTCGTCCGCGTCCAGCAGGCGGCCGTTGGTTGGGGTGCGGCTGTCCCACTTCATGCCCTGGCGGACTCTCATCGTGAGCTGCAGCTTGTCGCCGCTCATCTCGAAGGACTCGGCGGCGTCACCCTCGAGCTCGCCGGTTGGGCTATCCGGGTGTTTGGCGTAAGCGAACTTCAGCAGTCGCGGATAGGTGCCAAAGGCGACATACGCCTGGGTGAAGACGGAGTTCGATGACAGCGGGTCCATGGAGGGGACGTCGCTGGGTAAGTAGCCCTTGTAGGTGCCGCCTGGCCTCGCCTTCGCCGTCGTATCGACGGGGAAGGAAAGCAGGCCGCTGGCGTCCCTGGGCGCTGACGGCGAGCCATCGCCCCCGCCGCAGGCCGCGAGCACGGCCGCGGCGCTCGCCAATGTGGCGCCGCTGACTAGGACCTTCCGCCTACCGACCCTCGTGTCTTGGAACCGTTTCCAGTAGCTCGCGCGCGACATCGTTTGGCCTCTGCTCCCGGACGCTGTGGTGAAAGTGGCGCAAGGTTAGAGGGAGAGACCACTCCTGTCAATTGCAATTCCTATTCAATGTCGCGATTGATGCGGCGCATCGAAGGGTGGGCCATTCGGACCATTTCCGGACCGTTTGTGACTCTTTTTACAGACGCTTCTGAAGCGCATAACTCCTGCCGGCCCGCGCGGGAGGATGCTGATCGTGGAGACGGCGAGACCGCCGTCCGAACCCACCGCAGTAGGAGGTAGTGGTTGATGAAGTGGATCAAGTGGGGCTTGGGCGCCGCTGGCGCCTTAATCGCCGGAGGAGCGCTCACTTTCGCCGTGCTGGCCGCGGGCGGGACGGCTTCGGCCCAGGAAGGCCCGGCGGGCGCTGCATCCCGGTTCGCCGAACTGCTGGCGCAGCGCCTGGGCATCAGCCCGGAGCAGCTGAAGACGGCCGTCACGGACGCGCGGAACCAGCTTATCGACGAGATGCTGGCGTCCGGCCAGATAACTCAGGCGCAAGCCGAGCGCATGAGGAGCGCGCCCATCGGTGAAGGTCTGGGCTTCCCCGGGCGGGCGATCGGCGCCAAGGCCGTCCGCCTGGCGGTCGACGTGGTTCAGATTACGGCGCGGGTGAGCAACATCTCGGTCGAGACGGTGAGGGCGGAGCTGCAGCAGGGCAAGAGCCTGGCGCAGATCGCGGCCGAGCGCGGCGTCTCGCGCGAGGCGCTGAAGAACGCGATTACTGCCGAACACCGCGCGCAGCTGCAGAGCAAGGTAGCGGCGGGCGAGATCACCCAGGCGCAGGCTAACCAGATGCTGGAGCGCCTGTCACAGCACATCGACCAGCTGATCGACCGCCCGGGCCTGGGCAAGGCCTTCGGTGGGCCGCGCGGTCCTCGAGGCGGCGCGCCGTCCGCGAGGCCGACGCCTTCGAGCAGCCAGTAAAGGTAGAGGTACCCCGCCGGCGAGAGGCCTCCCGAAAAGGGGGGCCTTCTTGCCGTGCGCCGCCGCCGTCAGGTCGCGTGGGGCTTGAGGACCTCGTTCATGCTGCCGGAGCGGAAGCCGCCCAGGTCCAGCGTGACATAAGTGAAGCCGAGCTCGCGGAGCCGGGCGTTAACGGCCTGGCGCCGTCCGCCGCGCATGAGCACCGACATGCCGGCCTCGTCCAGCTCGATGCGGGCGACCTGGCCGTGGTGGCGGACGCGGAGCTGGCGCAGGCCGAGGGAACGCAGGAACTCCTCCGCCGCTTCGACCTGGTCCAGCGCTTCGACGGTGACCGGGGAGCCGTAGGGGATGCGCGAGGCGAGGCAGGCCATGGCGGGTTTGTCCCAGGTGGGGAGGCCGCGCTCGCGCGAAAGCTCGCGGACCTCCGCCTTCGTCAGGCCGGCCTCGACAAGCGGGCTGCGCACGTTATGGAGGGTCGCAGCCTGGCGGCCGGGGCGGTGGTCGCCGAGGTCGTCTACGTTACAGCCGTCGACCACGAAGTCGTAGCCATCGATGCGGGTCATGGCTTCCAGGAGCCCGTACAGTTCGTCCTTGCAGTGGAAGCAGCGCTGAGGGGAGTTCTCGACATAACCAGCGCGGTCCATTTCGTGGGTCTCGATGAGTCGGTGCTCTATGCCGATGAGCCTGGCGAGCGCCTTCGCCTCTTCGACCTCGCTCGCCGGGACGGCGGGGGACACGCCCGTGACGGCGAGGGCCCTGGGCCCGAGGGCATCGAAGGCGGCGGCGGCCACGAGGGTGCTGTCCACGCCGCCGGAGAAGGCGACGACGGCGGAGCCCATCTCCCGCAGCAGGCCGAGAAGGTGGTCGTGCTTGGCTTGGAGGCCGGGTGCGATCACGGGGCTATGTTAGCAGTGTCGCAGCCGCCATCGTCCCCGCTTGCCGGCGTTCGTCCGAGCGAAGCTGCGGTCCGCGGCGGCGATGCAAGCAGTTAGCGCGTGAGGTGGTAGGGGACTTCGACGATTACGGTGTTGGGCCGGTCCATGAGGGCCTTCTTCAGGCGTTGCGAGAGCTGGTTGTGGAGGAACTGCTGCCAGGGGCGGTGGGTAATGAACTCCGGCAGGACAACCGTAATCATGGCGTTAGGCTGGGTGCGCTCGACGCGGTCAAGGTAGGCGATGATCGGCTCTACCAGCGAGCGGTAGGGCGACTCCACGATCACCAGGGGCACGTCGGGCACAGACTCCTCCCAGCGCCGGTGCAGGGCCTCTGCGCTCTCGCGGCTGTCGGAGACATGGATGGCCACGGCGTTCTGCGAGAGGGAGCGCGCGTAGGCCACAGTGCGCAGGGCGGCGAGGTCGATCTCCTCGATCGGGACCAGGACGATGGGCTGCACGCGCTTGGCCGCGGTGCTGTAGTACTGGGCGGCGACGTGCTCCTCGGTGGCGAGGCCCTGGCCCAACTGCGCCTGGGCCTCGCGATAGTGCACGCGGATGCGCCAGAGCAAGAGGAGGATCAGGGCCATCGCCGTCATGGACAACCATGCGCCGTCGACGAACTTCGTGGCCCCGACGATGACGCCGACGATCCCGGTCGCGACCATGCCGACGAAGTTGATGATCAACGCGCCGCGAGAGCCGGGCTCCTTGCTGCGTTTCCAGTAGACGACCATCCCGGCCTGGGAGAGAGTGAAGGCGGTGAACACGCCGAAGGCGTAGAGGGGCACGAGGTTGTGCGTCTTGGCGTCGAAGGCGAAGAGCACGGCCGCCGAAGCGAGCCCGAGGACGAGGATGCCGTTCGAGAAGGCAAGCCGGTCGCCCCGGAAGCTGAACTGCTTCGGGGCGACGCCATCGCGGGCCATTACGGACGCCAGGGTGGGCAGTCCGGCGAAGGCGGTGTTGGCGGCGAGCACGAGGATCATCGCCGTGCCGACCTGCACGGCGTAGAACAGGACGCCACCGCCGAAGACGACGTGGGCGATCTGGGCCACGACCGTCTGCGTCTCTGAAGGCCGTACCTCGAGTTGTGTGGCGAGGAAAGTCGTGCCCAGGAAGAAGGCGGAGAGGATGCCCGCCATCCACATGAGGGTGGTAGAGGCGTTCTTCGCCTCGGGCGGCTTGAACGACGGGACGCCATCGGCGATGGCTTCGATCCCCGTGAGGGCTGCGCAGCCGGAGGCGAAGGCGCGCAGCAGCAAGAACACGCTGAGAGTCTGAGTGCCGGCCTCGACAGGGTGGGGCGGCTCGCCGGCGGTGAGGTCGTCGCCTAGGGCGAGGCGAACGATGCCCACGACCAGCATGCCGCCGAATGTCAGGAGGAAGAAGTAAGGGGGCACGGCGAAGAGGGTGCCGGACTCGCGGATGCCGCGCAGGTTGCCGAGGGTCAGGAGGGCAACGAAGGCAATCGCGAGCTCTATTCGGAAGTCGAACAGGTCCGGCACAGCCGAGGTGACGGCCGCTACGCCGGCGGCAGTCGACACGGCGACCGTGAGGACGTAGTCGACGAAGAGGGTGGAGCCGATGAGCAAGGAAGGGAGGACGCCGAGGTTCTCCTTCGTCACCTGATAGGCGCCGCCACCCCCGGGGTAGGCGCGGATGAGCTGGCGGTACGAAGTGGCGACGATGGCTGCCAGGAGGGCGATGGCGACCGAGATCGGCATGGCATCCACGAGCGCGCCGGTCCCGGCGAGGATGAGGACCAGCAGCATCTCCTCCGTGGCGTAAGCGGAGGACGAAAGGTTGTCCGATGAGAAGACGGCGAGCGCCTTGACCTTGCTCAGGCGCTCGTGAGCTAGCTGGGCTGAAGCGAGCGGGGGCCCGATGAGGAGGGCGCGCGTCGCGGCCCAGAAGCGTCCCAGGCGGGTCTCCGGCCTGATGGCGAGGGGCGTCGCCTCGTACTCGGCTTCGCCAATGCGGCGGAGCTTCGCCTCGCTCGCTCGCTCGCGGCGGAGAGTGCGCTCGCCGGCGCGGCTGGTGCGGACGCGCTCGAAGAGGCCGGCCTCGGCAGGAGGGCGCCGCCGTTCGAGGCGGACTACGCTCGGTTCGGGCTCACGTTCGGCCGGCTTCTCTCCGTCCTTGCCGCCCGGCTCGCCGCGCTGGGCCATCGGTTCTCCTGTCTGCGAACTCGCCCGACACAATCGATCATCGACGCGGGTGAGTCTAATTGCAAACCTGGGTAGATGGGCTGGACCAAGGGACGGCGACCGGAAGCGAGAAGCGGGCCGGCCGGATGTCCTGGTCCCCGCACATCCTTTGTTTGACCCCCTCCGAGGCAGGCTCCTACAATTGATATCGCCTATGTTTGACGCGCTTAGCGAGAAACTTCAGCGCGTATTCAGCCGCCTTTCCAGCCACGGCACCGTTACCGAGAAGGACCTCGACGAGGCCCTGCGCGAGGTGAGGGTCGCGCTGCTGGAGGCGGACGTGAATTTCCGCGTCGTGCGCGAGTTCGTGAACTCGGTGCGGGAACGCGCCCTGGGCGCGCAGGTGCTGCAGTCCCTGACGGGGCCGCAGCAGGTGATCAAGATCGTCAACGAAGAGCTGACGAAAATGCTGGGGGGCGCACAGGCAACGCTCGTTACTGCCCCGACGCCGCCCAGCGTGGTCCTGCTCCTTGGACTCAAGGGAGCGGGCAAGACGACCTTCGCGGCGAAGCTCGGGCTGTACCTGCGCAAGCAGGGCGGCAAGCCGATGTTGGTGGCGGCCGACCCCTACCGCGTCGCGGCCAGCCAGCAGCTGCAGACGCTGGGCCGCCAGTTTGGGCTCCACGTCTTTACCGGCGACCTCAGCGACCGCGCTCGCTTCGCGCGCGAGGCCATCGCGGAGGCAAGGCGCGTCGCGGCGACCGCGATCATCGTCGACTCGGCCGGCTATCTCCAGTTGGATGAGGACGTCGTCGAGGAGATCCAGGAGCTGGAGTCGGCGTTCAAGCCCCATGAGACGCTGCTCGTCGTGGACGCAATGACGGGGCAGGAAGCCGTCCACGTGGCAGAGGAGTTCGGGAAGGCGGCGCCGATCACCGGGTTCGTGCTCACCAAGCTGGACGGCGACGCTCGTGGCGGCGCGGCGCTCTCGATCAGGGCGATGACCGGCCTGCCGGTGAAGTTCATCGGCACCGGCGAACGGGCCGACGCCCTCGAGCCGTTCCATCCGGAGCGCTTCGCGTCGCGTCTCCTGGGAATGGGAGACGTCCTGACTCTGATCGAGCGCGCCCAGGAGGCCATCGGCCAGGACACCGTCGTGGAGATGGGCCGGCGCATGAAGGCGCGTCAGTTCGACCTCAACGACATGTTCATGCAGTTGCGCCAGGTGCAGAAGATGGGCAACATCGGCGACCTGCTGAGCATGATCCCCGGTCTGAGCGGCGTGAAGGCGAAGCTTCAGGCCACGAACCTGGACGACAGCTTCTTCAAGCACGCCGAGGCGGTGTACCTCTCGATGACGCCGGAGGAGCGCAAGCATCCGGAGATCATCAATGGCAGCCGGCGGCGGCGGATCGCCGCGGGAAGCGGCACGACGCCTCATGACGTGAACCAACTGCTGAAGCAGTGGAAGGAAGCCAGGAAGATGATGCAGAGCATGGCTTCCGGCCGCATGGCGCGCCTGCTCGGCATCCGCTAGCGGTAAGCGGGCAGTCGCGAGATAATCGGCGAGAGCCGACAGGAGGACAGATGCTGAAGATCCGGCTGGCGCGGGTGGGAAAGAAGAAGCAGCCCACGTACCGCGTCGTCGTCGCGGACGCCCGGGCCGCCCGCGATGGGGCAGTGGTGGAGGTAATCGGACACTACAATCCGCGCCTGGTGCCGAAGGTCATCGAGATCGACGCTGAGAAGGCGCGGGACTGGATGCGCAAAGGCGCCCAGCCGACGGACACGGTCTCGCGGCTGCTCAAGGCGCAGGGAATCGAGCGCTAGGTGTCAATGAAGGAGCTCGTCGAGTACATGGCGCGAAACCTGGTCGAGCACGAGGACCAGGTGGTAGTGACGGACGACTTCGACGGGCACCGCCATGTACTGCACCTGGATGTGGCGGAGTCTGACATGGGGAAGGTGATCGGGCGCGGCGGCCGCGTCGCCGAAGCCATGCGCGCGCTCCTGAAGGTCGCCGCCGCGAAGCAGGACACGCGCGCCGTCCTCGACATCGGAGATTGACCCCCGAGGCCCCAGAGTTTGATCCCGAGACGGCGGTGACGGTCGGCCGCATCGTCGCGCCTCACGGCGTGCACGGCGAGGTCCGAGTCGAGGTCTCGAGCGACTTCCCGAAGCGGTTCGAGAAGGGGGCGACGCTGTGGCTGGAGGGCGCCCCGGTTCGCGTGGTGCGCAGCCGAGTCCAGGGTAAGGCCCTTCTCCTCACTCTCGAGGGTGTCAGCGACCGGGCAGCCGCGGAGCGCCTGAGGGGCCGCGCGCTGCAGGCCCCTCGTCTCCAGGACCTCGGCGAGGACACCTACTACCGGGACGACCTCATCGGCCTGAAGGCGGTGACGCCGGCCGGAGAGACGCTCGGCGTGGTGCAGGACATCTTCTCGACCGGCTCGAACGACGTCTTCGTCGTGAAGAGCGAGCGCGGCGAACTCTTGTTGCCGGCGACGGACGACGTCGTGCGCGAAGTGGACATAACGGGCGGGCGCATGGTCGTAGAGGTGATCGAGGGGCTGGAGTGGACGCGGCCCCCGGCGAGTCAGGCCCGCCGGGCGCCGAGAACACGCCGACGCCGCGCCTGACGACGCAGCGACTGGACCTCGAGAGCAGGGACCTGCGGGCGCCGCGAGCTCCGCGCGCAGGCGGGCGGCTCGGCGCCAGGTTCAGGCGCGTCCAGGCGCATCCCTGGCCTCCGCCGCGGCGCAAAGGGCGGCCACCAGGGCGCCAAGAGCAGTGACGCAAAGGCCGGCCTCGACCCCCGGGCCGAACGGCGAACCGAGGGAGGCCTGCTCCATGTCGGCCGCCTTCGCGAGCTCGAGTAGCGCGACGACGGCGGCAGCAGCAGCGCCGCCCGCGGCAGCGACGACGGCCGCCTTCGTGCGGCCGACGACCAGAAGCGCGATGCCCAAAAGGGCGAGGACGAGGGCAAAGCCGCCCTGGTCCTCCAGCCTGGCCCTCCCATCCGTCCAGGGGAGGGCCGCTCCTACTGCGACGGCGAGGAAGCCCGCCAGCGCCATGGTCCTGGCCAAGGACCAGCGAGCGGCCGCGGTGTCGGCCGATAGCACTGGCGGCGACTGCGCCGCCGTCTGACCCTGCGGTGTGTAGCCGGGAATTCCCTCCTTGAGGAAGGCGCCACAGGAGGTGCAGTGGACTGCCTCGAAGTCATTGCCTGCTCTGCATTCAGGGCAACGAACGCGGAGCGGCCTGCCGGAGGTCGCCATATGAAATATTGGTCGGAACCGCCTTGCTTCAATCGCTCTCCGCCGCTGGCGAGGCTGCCGGGCGGTCCTGAGGCGGGAATCGGCGCCAAAGGTCGTCGAGGACACGCAAGAGCTCGCGGTCTTCGGAGAGGGGCTCGATAGGGACGGAGACGAGGGTGCCGCCGAAGACGGAAACAATCTCCTCGTCATCATCGACCACGTGGTCGGGCAGGCAGGGGACACCGAGTTCGGGCAGGCGCTCGAAGTGCCGGCTCAGGGGCTTTTCGTAGCACCCGGCGACAAGTGGCCAGAGGCCGTGGACGTGCAGGACCTCAGGGCGCCTGCCCGTGCCGGACCAAACGTGGAGCTCGAAGCCGGCGGCGTGCAGGGCGGCGAACACCTCGCGCGCGAACGGCCTCAGCCGATGGTCCCAGGTGATGAGTGTGTTGTCGACGTCGAAGAAGACACGGGCGATGGCCACGGGGCTTCAGAGCACGCGCAGACGGGTCAGGGCCGACTGGGTCTCAGCGAGCAAGCGTTCCATCACGGCAGCGACTGTCGTCTCCGCCCGGAAGTGGGCGACGCCCTGGCCCGCCGGGCTGTGCATTAGCGGCTCCACGCGCTGGCGCTGTATCGCGCCGAGCAGGTCGCCGACCAGGATGTCCTGGTAGGGCATGCGCAAGGGCCGCGGCGCTTCCTCCTGGGCCCACTCTTCGCTCCAGGCGGTGCGGATCTGGCGCAGCGTCTTACCGCTGTCGGCGCGCGAGATCACGGTGTCCTCCGGCCCGGCCTCGATCAGCTTCTGCAGGATGATGGGGTCAGTGTGGTTCTCCTTCGTAAAGAGCCAGGCCGTGCCGATCCAAACGCCCTGGGCGCCCATCGCCAGAGCGGCCGCTACGTGACGGCCAGTGGCGACGCCCCCGGCAGCCAGCACGGGCGTGTCGCCGGCGATGTCGACCACCTGAGGTACGAGCGAGAAGGTGCCGATCTCTCCGGTGTGAGCGCCGGCGTCGTAGCCCTGGGCGACGATGATATCGACGCCGGCGTCCTTGACCCGGCGCGCGTGCTTCGGCGCCCCGACGAGGGACACGACTTTCTTGCCCTTCGCGTGAGCGGCAGCAATCGCCTCCGGCGGGCTGCCTATGCCGCAGGCGAAGAGGTCAACGTCCGATTCCAGGACGGCCTCTATTTGGCGGTGCGCCACTTCGTTGGAGCGCACGAAGCGAGATCGGGCGCCCGGGAGGCGGTCACGCTTCACGCGATATTTGTCGTAGATGCCCTCGACAAACTCGCGGTGGCCGTCCGGTATCTGGGCCTCGATGTCCTCGCGGTTGTTCCGCTCTGGCATGCCTGAGGGCAGCACCAGGTCAACCCCGAAGGGCCTGTCGCCAAGGCGCTCGCGGATGGTCCGGAGGTCCTGGCGAATTTCCTCCGGAGTCCGGCGTGTGGCCCCGTAGACGCCGATGCCGCCAGCTCTTGACACCTCGACAGTGACGTCGATGCTGTGGTTGAAGCCGAAGACCGGGTATTCGATCCCAAGCAGGTCGCAGACGGGGGTGTGCAGGCTGGATGCGGTTGTCACAGGGGCGCCTCCGGGTTGGGGGTCATGAGCTCGCGAGTGGCGGTTTGGCCTGGTCCAGCCAGAGGTGGATGTCGCTCTCCTGCTGGGGGACGATGGCGCGAAAGACGCCGAAATTCTGAATCACGGGCCAGACCAGCCGGAAGCCGAGGGCCTGGCCGCCGGCCGGAACCTCGTACATCTTATCCGCCATGTAGCGCACGAAGTCATCGATGAGGGACTGGCGTTTCTGGGCGTCGGACTCGCGCACCATCTTGTTTGTGATTTCGTTTACGTACGGGTCGCCGCGCAGGCGGTCCTTGCCGTCGCGGTCGAAGCCGGCGAACACCGTGCCGGTGTTGGCGTAGCGGCGCCAGAGGAAGGCAGCAATGGAGGGGGAGGCGGCGCCGACGTCGAAGGAGAAGCCGTTCCAATCGCCACGGCCGCGGCGTACCAGCCTGTCGAACTCGTTGACCCGGTCGACGACCTTGACGTTGATGTTCAGGCCGCCTCCTTCCTTGAGCATGCCGACGAGCGCGTCATAGCGCGAAAAGACCGCCTGGCCGTCGGAGCGGTACAGGACGTCGGTTGTGAAGCCGTTAGGGTAGCCTGCGGCGCTGAGGAGCTTCTTTGCCTCCGCGATGTTGAGCTGGTAGTACTTGGCGTTTGGCCCGAACTCCTTCTCATGAGGCAGGACGCCACCTTCGACGCTGGCGTGAGTCATCCAGCGGGTCTCGATGGGGAGGCCCGCCTTTTCGAACTCCTCGACGGCTCCGAAGACGCGGATCCATGTCTCGCGGTCGATCAGCATCGAGAAGGCCTGGCGCACGCGCTGGTCCCAGAACGGCGAGTCAGGGGAGGCAAGGCCAAAGCGGATCGTTGGCTCGACGGTCGTGCTCCACTCGTCCTTGTACAGCTGGAGTTGAGGTAGGTCGCGCTTCGTGGGGAGCACGTCCTCGAGGCGGATGGCGGCGTTGAAGATGGCTCCGGCCTTGAACTGAGCCAGCCGCGTCGTGTACTCGGTGACGATGGGCTGCTCCCACTTGTCGACGAAGGGCCGGTCCTTCCGGTACCAGTTGGGGTTTTTCGAATAAGTGAGGGAGGACGATGGCTTGTATTCGCTCAACGTCCAGGGGCCGGAGCCACGGATATCGGTCCTCGGGTCGAAGCTGCCTTCGGCCTCGCGGGGGAGGATGAGGAAGCGCTGGCCACCGCGGCTCAGGTCGGAAAGCAGTTCCGGGAACTCGAAGGCGAGCTTGACAACGACGGTGCGGCTGTCTGGCGCCTGCATCGAGAGGATTGGCGCATCAGGCGAGACGCTGTGGGCGAGGCCATTGCGGTTCGGGTGGATCTTCTCGATGCGCTCCCAGCTGTAGATGACGTCCTGCGCGTCAACGGGCCTGCCGTTCGTAGGGGCGCGAGGGTCAAGCTTGGCGTCGGTGCGCAGCTTGAAGGTGACCTGCAGGCGGTCAGCGGTGTATTCCCAGGACTCCGCGTGTTCGGGAAGGATTGTGCCGTTGGGGAACTCCCCGTTGAGGCCAGGCGCGAACTGCGTGAGGCGTCCATAGACGCGGTCAACGGCGTCGCTTGACGTGGAGGTGATGTTGGTGTGCGGGTCGAAGCCGCGGGCATCCGCAGCCACGAAGCTCCTGAAAGCGCCGCCGGGCTTCGCGGATTTCGAAGTGTCGACAGACCTGGTCAGGAGCGACTCGCCCTGCTCCCCGCCGGTCCCGGAGTCGCCGCCGCAGCCAGCGGCAAGCGCCGCAAGGCCAATGCTAGCGCTGGCGGCGCCGATGAGGCCGGCCCGGCGGCTGATGAGGCGCTGCCTAATCACCTTGTCCCAATAGCTCCCTGTCACGCTGGCCGCCTCTCCGGAATCGATTCCATGTTTGGCGCATATTGAGTCTTGCCCGGACGGATGTCAAGTAGCGCCCAGGGAATATCCTTGACTCTCTGCCGGGGCCGCCCCTAGAATCCGGAAACGATTCCGGTGGCACTCCTCGTGGTCCCCGCCGGGCATGGCGTTCGGAGGCGCGCGGTTGAGCAAGCCAGCTGCCCCAGTCCAGTACGTGTCAGCCCGGGACCGGGACGAGGCAAGCGAGGCGCGTGTAGCGCGCTACGTGCGCGAGTTCGACGCCCTGGGCTGCCACCGCAGCGGCACCAAAGTCGAGCGTCTGACCTGCGAGTGGCTGGCTGGCGAGGCCGCCAAGCACGGGGTCAGGTGCCAGCTGCGGCCTTACAGCTTCGAACGCGTCGAGCCGGTGGCGGGCTGGCTGGAGGTGGACGGGCGGCGCATCGATGGCCTGCCCCTCTTCGACGCGGCCTTCACGGATGGGGAGGGCGTGACCGGGCGCCTTGGCGACCTCGAGTCCGAAGCAGCCGTCCGGGTCGCTTTCGTCGAGGCAGGCCACGGTAGCGGCGGAGCGCGCGTACCCAG
This DNA window, taken from Dehalococcoidia bacterium, encodes the following:
- the rimM gene encoding ribosome maturation factor RimM (Essential for efficient processing of 16S rRNA), whose product is MTPEAPEFDPETAVTVGRIVAPHGVHGEVRVEVSSDFPKRFEKGATLWLEGAPVRVVRSRVQGKALLLTLEGVSDRAAAERLRGRALQAPRLQDLGEDTYYRDDLIGLKAVTPAGETLGVVQDIFSTGSNDVFVVKSERGELLLPATDDVVREVDITGGRMVVEVIEGLEWTRPPASQARRAPRTRRRRA
- a CDS encoding ABC transporter substrate-binding protein, producing MTGSYWDKVIRQRLISRRAGLIGAASASIGLAALAAGCGGDSGTGGEQGESLLTRSVDTSKSAKPGGAFRSFVAADARGFDPHTNITSTSSDAVDRVYGRLTQFAPGLNGEFPNGTILPEHAESWEYTADRLQVTFKLRTDAKLDPRAPTNGRPVDAQDVIYSWERIEKIHPNRNGLAHSVSPDAPILSMQAPDSRTVVVKLAFEFPELLSDLSRGGQRFLILPREAEGSFDPRTDIRGSGPWTLSEYKPSSSLTYSKNPNWYRKDRPFVDKWEQPIVTEYTTRLAQFKAGAIFNAAIRLEDVLPTKRDLPQLQLYKDEWSTTVEPTIRFGLASPDSPFWDQRVRQAFSMLIDRETWIRVFGAVEEFEKAGLPIETRWMTHASVEGGVLPHEKEFGPNAKYYQLNIAEAKKLLSAAGYPNGFTTDVLYRSDGQAVFSRYDALVGMLKEGGGLNINVKVVDRVNEFDRLVRRGRGDWNGFSFDVGAASPSIAAFLWRRYANTGTVFAGFDRDGKDRLRGDPYVNEITNKMVRESDAQKRQSLIDDFVRYMADKMYEVPAGGQALGFRLVWPVIQNFGVFRAIVPQQESDIHLWLDQAKPPLASS
- a CDS encoding nitronate monooxygenase → MTTASSLHTPVCDLLGIEYPVFGFNHSIDVTVEVSRAGGIGVYGATRRTPEEIRQDLRTIRERLGDRPFGVDLVLPSGMPERNNREDIEAQIPDGHREFVEGIYDKYRVKRDRLPGARSRFVRSNEVAHRQIEAVLESDVDLFACGIGSPPEAIAAAHAKGKKVVSLVGAPKHARRVKDAGVDIIVAQGYDAGAHTGEIGTFSLVPQVVDIAGDTPVLAAGGVATGRHVAAALAMGAQGVWIGTAWLFTKENHTDPIILQKLIEAGPEDTVISRADSGKTLRQIRTAWSEEWAQEEAPRPLRMPYQDILVGDLLGAIQRQRVEPLMHSPAGQGVAHFRAETTVAAVMERLLAETQSALTRLRVL